Genomic window (Vibrio coralliirubri):
ACTGCATTAGGTAACTTTGGTGTTGACCACATGCTTGATGGTCTAACGAAATGGGCTCCAGCACCTCAAACGCGTCAAGCGAACGAGCGTGATGTTGAAGCGACAGAAGAGAAGTTCTCTGGTTTCGTATTTAAGATCCAAGCAAACATGGACCCTAAACACCGTGACCGTATCGCATTCATGCGTATCGTTTCGGGTACTTACAACCAAGGTATGAAGATGAACCATGTTCGTACTGGTAAAAGTGTAAGTATCTCTGATGCAGTAACCTTCATGGCCGGTGACCGTGCTCGTGCTGAGAAAGCATACGCAGGTGATATTATCGGTCTACATAACCACGGTACTATCCAGATTGGTGATACCTTTACTCAAGGTGAGAGCCTTAAGTTCGCTGGTATTCCTAACTTCGCACCTGAGCTATTCCGTCGTATTCGCCTGCGCGATCCACTTAAGCAGAAGCAACTTCTAAAAGGCTTAGTTCAGCTTTCAGAAGAGGGCGCAGTACAAGTATTCCGTCCTATGCAAAACAACGACCTGATCGTTGGTGCGGTTGGTGTGCTTCAGTTCGACGTGGTTGTAGCGCGCTTGAAAGCGGAATACAACGTAGAAGCTATCTACGAAGGTGTTAACGTTGCAACAGCTCGTTGGGTTGAATGTGATGACGCTAAGAAACTAGAAGAATTCAAACGTAAGAATCAATCTAACCTTGCGCTAGATGGCGGTGACAACCTGTCTTACATCGCACCAACTATGGTGAACTTGAACCTAGCTTCTGAACGCTTCCCTGAAGTTCAATTCAGAGCGACGCGCGAGCACTAATTTCTCCGCGATCTATTCGAGTTAAACAAAAACGTCTATTGTTCTGCAATAGGCGTTTTTTAATGCGTTTTATTTGAGGTTTAAAGGCTGAGGTTAGAGGCAGTTATGTTGGGTTGGATAAAAGCTTGGGTTAGAAAATACGATAAGTGGTGTGAAGAGCTTGGCTTAACGCCTGAGAATAAGCGTAGCTGTGTGCCTCATCGTCGTGATCCTCAAGGGAAACAAACGGAGAGCAGGGAAGATGACACAGCAAATAAGTGACTTTCCGCTGTTTGATACTCATTGCCATGCGGATTTTGAGGCGTTTGAGCAAGGTTTTACACCTGAACAAAGTATTGATCTCTACCTCAAAGATGCGAAACAAGCGCAAGTCGAGAAGTTAATCATCCCTTCTATTGGCCAAAGTAACTGGAGGAAGCTCGATGAAATCGCTCAATCTCACCCCAATGTTTACTATGCATTAGGCTTCCATCCTTACTTTTTAGAGCAGGCCAATGACGAACAATTTTCGGAACTTCGCCAATTACTCTCTTCAAAAAACAGCCAATGTGTCGCGATAGGTGAGTGCGGGCTCGACTTTTTTGTGGACGTTGAACGAGAGAAACAAGAGCGCTTTTTCATCCAACAAATGGAACTTGCCAAGGCGTTTGAGCTGCCTTTAATCATCCATGAGAGGAAGTCTTATAACCGACTTATTGAGTTGTTAAAGCAACACAAGTTTACTTTTGGAGGGGTGATTCACGGCTTTTCAGGGAGTGAACAGCAAGCTTTAGCGTGGATCAAGCTCGGTTTCTATATTGGCGTCGGTGGAACGATAACTTACCCCAGAGCGCAAAAAACACGCACAACCATCGCAAAATTGCCCCTTGAATGTCTGGTATTGGAAACGGATGCTCCGGACATGCCCATGTATGGAAACCAAGGAAATGTTAATCATTCCAAACATTTAGTTACGATCTTAAATGAACTTTTTTTGCTTAGAAAAGAGCCAAAGCAATCGATTGCAGCGCAAATTTGGCAAAATAGCCATCGCGCATTCGGTATATGTGAATAAAATCGAAGGTTTTTGTTTATCGTTTGCGTAAATTGCACCGAGCTTGTGATTTGGGTCACATTTGCGTGTGAATGGTACATGAATCTTCTACGAAAGTGTGAGGACGGCATTACTTTATTAGTGGTCGCATGAGTATAATTGCCTCCGCTTTATAGCCCCATTTTGTAACACGCCAATAAATAACTAATAAGGAAGTCATAAACTATGAGCCTGTTTATGAGCCTAGTCGGAATGGTTGCACTGATCGCAATCGCAGTACTACTATCTGACAACCGCAAAGCTATTAATCTAAGAACAGTGGGTGGCGCTTTCGCTATCCAATTCGCACTTGGTGCATTCGTACTTTACATCCCTTGGGGTCGTGATCTACTTGCAGGTTTCTCTGCTGGTGTAGCAAACGTGATCGACTACGGTAAAGACGGTACTGGTTTCCTATTCGGCAGCCTAGTTAACTTCTCAGTTGACGGTATCGGTTTCATCTTTGCTTTCCAAGTACTACCAACTCTGATTTTCTTCTCTGCACTTATCTCTGTACTTTACTACATTGGTGTTATGCAAATTGTAATCAAAGTTCTTGGTGGTGGTCTTCAGAAAGCTCTAGGTACTTCTCGCGCCGAGTCTATGTCTGCAGCAGCAAACATCTTCGTTGGTCAAACTGAAGCACCTCTAGTTGTTCGTCCATTTGTTCCTAAAATGACTAACTCTGAACTATTCGCAGTAATGTGTGGTGGTTTGGCTTCTGTAGCTGGTGGTGTACTAGCAGGTTACGCATCTATGGGTGTACCTCTAGAGTACCTAGTTGCAGCGTCATTCATGGCAGCACCTGGTGGTCTACTATTCGCTAAAATCATCAAGCCTGAAACAGATACGCCAGACGACAACATCGCTGACGAAATGGACGGTGGCGATGACAAACCAGCTAACGTTATTGACGCAGCAGCAGGTGGCGCATCAGTTGGTCTACAACTAGCACTTAACGTTGGTGCAATGCTACTAGCATTCATCGGTCTAATTGCTCTAATCAACGGTATCCTAGGTGGCATCGGTGGTTGGTTCGGTATGGAAAACCTAACTCTAGAACTTCTTCTAGGTTGGATCTTCGCACCGCTAGCATTCATCATTGGTGTTCCATGGGAAGAAGCAACTATCGCTGGTTCTTTCATTGGTCAGAAGACAGTTGTTAACGAATTCGTTGCATACCTAAACTTCGTACCATACGTTGGTGAAAACGCTCAAGTTGTTGCAGCAACTGGTCAAGTGATGTCTGAGAAGACTCAAGCTATCATCGCATTCGCACTATGTGGTTTCGCAAACCTTTCTTCAATTGCGATTCTTCTAGGTGGTCTAGGTGGTATTGCACCAAGCCGTCGCCACGACATCGCACGTATGGGTGTTAAAGCGGTAATTGCTGGTACTCTATCTAACCTGATGGCAGCAACAATTGCTGGCTTCTTCCTGTCTTTCTAATTAGTTAGAAATCGATATATAGACGCCATAATAATATCGCCCCGTAGCAAGAAATTGCTGCGGGGCTTTTTTGTTTTTAGGCCTAGTGATTCTTTGGCATAAGCATCAGCTTGAAGTCGACTAATGGGTCTAGAATGTTTTTTTGAGATACAAACCGTTTGCGTTCTAAGGAGCACTACAATTTATTGATGGATACCTATAATGTATAAGCTAAAGGGATAGGATGTCTCTGTTGGCAAGAAAGTAACCTCGAAATCAACTCGAACGTTATTCTTCTGGGATTAAGCCAAAATTAGCGATACGCTATAGATGTTAGACACAACATGACTGATTTGTTGTGCCATAGACCAAACTGGTACTGTGCGGTGACAAGGATTGCAATTGGTAGCGAAAGTTATCAAGTCTTCAGGGAACCAAGTCCGTTCATTTGTGGCTACTGAGCATTACTAAAATATCCATCTATACTGGATGGAGGGCGAAGTAGTTAACTATTTGAATATATTGATCGGAGATAGAAATGAGCGATTTAAAAGCAGCAGCTCTACGTGCACTTAAACTTATGGACCTAACTACGCTAAATGACGATGACACTACAGAAAAAGTAGTGGCGCTTTGTCATGACGCGAAGACTGCAGTAGGCAACACCGCTGCAATCTGTATTTACCCTCGCTTTATCCCAGCAGCTAAGAAAGCGTTGCGTGAGCAAGGTACTCCAGAAGTACGCATTGCGACTGTAACTAACTTCCCTCATGGTAATGACGACATCGAAATTGCTGTTGCAGAAACAAAAGCAGCGGTAGCGTACGGCGCAGACGAAGTTGACGTAGTATTCCCATACCGTGCTCTTATTGCTGGCAACGAAGAAGTTGGCTTTGAGCTAGTTAAACAGTGTAAAGCAGCGTGTGGTGACATCACGCTTAAAGTGATCATCGAAACAGGTGAACTGAAAGAAGAAGCACTGATCAAGAAAGCTTCTCAAATCTGTATCGAAGCAGGTGCAGACTTCATCAAAACTTCAACAGGTAAAGTGCCAGTAAACGCGACTCCAGAGTACGCGCGCATGATGCTTGAAGTTATTCGTGACATGGGCGTTGCTAAAACAGTTGGTTTCAAACCAGCAGGTGGCGTACGTACTGCTGAAGATGCAGCACTATACCTAGCAATGGCTGATGAGCTACTAGGCGCTGAGTGGGCAGACAACATGCACTACCGTTTTGGTGCTTCAAGCCTACTAACTAACCTTCTTAATACATTAGAAGTGACAGACCAAACTGCTGATCCAGCAGCATACTAATATCCCAATCGGGTGTAACAAGATTTAGTCTGTTTGATGGAGTGGCGTTAAGTCACTCCACATTACCTCTTTCCCTACATACCATACTCACTAGAGTTTGGGAGGCACTAATGTATCTACCTCAAGAAATTATTCGCAGAAAACGTGATGGTGAAGTCCTAACAGCTGAAGAAATTAACTTCTTTATTCAAGGTGTGGCTAAAAACACGGTTTCTGAAGGCCAAATTGCAGCATTCGCAATGGCTATCTTTTTTAATGAAATGACTATGCCAGAACGTATCGCACTAACGTGTGCAATGCGTGATTCAGGCATGGTGATTGACTGGAGCCACATGAATTTTGATGGCCCAATCGTTGATAAACACTCTACTGGTGGTGTTGGTGACGTTACTTCTCTGATGCTTGGCCCTATGGTGGCAGCATGTGGCGGTTTCGTTCCAATGATCTCTGGTCGTGGTTTAGGCCACACTGGCGGTACGCTAGACAAGCTGGAATCTATTCCGGGTTACAACATTACACCAACCAATGATGTGTTCGGTGAAGTAACGAAAGATGCTGGCGTGGCTATCATCGGTCAAACAGGTGATCTAGCTCCTGCTGACAAGCGTGTTTACGCAACTCGTGATATCACAGCAACAGTCGATAACATCTCGCTAATTACGGCTTCAATCCTATCTAAGAAACTGGCCGCTGGCCTCGATTCTCTAGTGATGGATGTAAAAGTAGGTTCAGGCGCATTCATGCCGACTTACGAAGCATCTGAAGAGCTAGCGAAATCTATCGTTGCAGTAGCAAACGGTGCGGGCACGAAAACAACTGCAATCCTAACGGACATGAACCAAGTGCTGGCTTCTTCAGCGGGGAACGCAGTAGAAGTTCGTGAAGCGGTTCAGTTCCTAACGGGTGAATACCGTAACCCACGCTTGTTAGAGATCACTCTAGCATCGTGTGCTGAAATGTTGGTGCTGGGTAACCTAGCTAAAGATTCAGACGAAGCGCGCGAAAAACTGATGGCAGTACTGGATAACGGTAAAGCAGCAGAGTGCTTTGGTAAGATGGTAGCGGGCCTTGGTGGTCCAGCTGATTTCGTAACGAACTACGATAACTACCTAGAAAAAGCAGACATTATTAAGCCAGTGTACGCGCTAGAAAGCGGTGTGGTATCAGCAATGGATACTCGTGCCATTGGTATGGCTGTGGTTGGTATGGGCGGCGGTCGTCGCGTAGCAACTGACAGCATTGATTACGCAGTCGGTTTTGATCACTTCATTCGCCTAGGTGAAGTTGCAAGTGAAGATAAGCCATTAGCAATGATTCATGCTCGCAACGAACAACAGTGGCAAGAAGCTGCAACAGCATTACAAAATGCAATCACTGTGGGCGGAGAATATACAGCAACGCCAGACGTTTACCGTCAGATTCGTTCTGAAGACGTGTAAATAACAGATATCGGCATGCCTAGTGTATGCCGATAAACAGAGTTCTGGTGCAAAGAGCAATAAGTTGGTGAAGAAAATGAAAAGAGCATTTATTTTAGTTTTAGATTCATTCGGTATCGGTGAAACAGCGGATGCGGACAAATTTGGTGATGTAGGTTCTGACACTATGGGCCACATCGCAGATCATTGTGATCAAGGTCTTGCAGACAATGCAGATCGTAAAGGTTCACTGACACTGCCAAACCTGTCTAAGCTAGGTCTAGCGATGGCTCACAAAGAGTCTACAGGTCGTTTTGCTCCTGGTATGGATGCAGACGCTGAGATCATTGGCGCATACGGTCACGCTGCTGAGCTGTCTTCTGGTAAAGACACGCCATCAGGTCACTGGGAAATCGCAGGTGTTCCTGTACTGTTTGACTGGGGCTACTTCACCGACAAAGAGAACAGCTTTCCAAAAGAACTGACTGACCGCATCCTTGAGCGTGCAGGCCTATCTGGTTTCTTAGGTAACTGCCACTCATCTGGCACGGAAATCCTAGATAACCTAGGTGAAGAGCATATGAAGACTGGCTTGCCTATCTTCTATACTTCTGCAGATTCTGTTTTCCAGATCGCTTGTCACGAAGAGACATTCGGCCTGCAAAACCTATTAGACCTTTGTCAGATTGCTCGTGAAGAGCTAGAAGACTACAACATTGGTCGTGTTATCGCTCGTCCGTTCATTGGTCCGGGCAAAGGTCAATTCGAACGTACTGGTAACCGTCGTGACCTTTCTGTTGAGCCACCTGCAGCTACCATTCTTCAGAAGTTGGTTGATGAGAAGGGCGGTAACGTTCACTCAATCGGTAAGATCTCTGATATCTACGCGGGTTGTGGCATCACTCAGAAAACCAAAGCAACAGGTATCCCTGCGCTATTTGAAGCAACCAAAGAAGCGATCAATGAAGCGGGCGACAACACTATCGTGTTCACTAACTTCGTTGATTTCGACTCAGCTTACGGCCACCGCCGTGATGTTGCTGGTTACGCAGCGGCACTTGAGTACTTCGATGGTCGCATCAATGAAATCATCGATATGATGAAAGAAGATGATGTACTTATCCTAACCGCTGACCACGGCTGTGATCCGACATGGCCAGGTACAGACCATACTCGTGAGCACATCCCTGTGATTGTATACGGTCAGAAGGTTTCAGCTGGTTCTTTAGGCCGTCGCGATACGTTCGCTGATATCGGTCAAAGCTTAGCGTCATACTTTGGTACATCGCCAATGGGACACGGTACAAGCTTTCTATAATAGTTAACGAAGAGAGAGGGAAACCTCTCTCTTCTTTTTTGTTTTGAGATTAAGGATATTTTCAATGGCTACTCCACATATTAATGCTGAAATGGGTGATTTCGCTGACGTAGTTTTAATGCCAGGCGACCCGCTACGTGCTAAATACATCGCTGAAACCTTCTTAGAAGAAGTGGTTCAAGTGTGCGACGTTCGCAACATGTTTGGTTACACCGGTACTTACAAAGGTCGTAAGGTTTCGGTAATGGGACACGGTATGGGCATTCCATCTTGTTCTATTTACGCGACTGAGCTGATCAAAGACTTTGGTGTGAAGAAGATCATTCGTGTGGGTAGTTGTGGTGCAGTGAGCGAAGATATCAAAGTGCGTGATGTGGTGATCGGCATGGGCGCATGTACTGACTCTAAAGTGAACCGTATTCGTTTTAAAGATCATGACTTTGCGGCTATTGCGGATTACAAAATGGTGCGCGCGGCAGAAGATGCAGCCAAAGCTCTCGGTGTCGGCGTAAAAGTCGGTAACCTGTTCTCGGCTGAGCTGTTCTACACGCCAGATCCAGAGATGTTCGAAGTAATGGACAAATACGGCATTGTTGGCGTAGAGATGGAAGCAGCTGGCATCTATGGTGTATGTGCTGAATACGGCGCAAAAGCTCTAACGATTTGTACTGTTTCTGACCACATCAAGACTGGTGAGCAAACGACATCAGATGAACGTCAAACGACTTTCAACGACATGATGGTTATCGCACTGGACTCTGTGTTGCTTGGCGACCAAGAATAATTTTGATTTGTCTTAGCTTGATAAGTTAACAGATAACAAAAAGCCCCGTTGCTGCCTGAGCGTCGGGGCTTTTTATTGGATTGCGATATTTTTTCTCAGTCTAGTGTGTTTATGAGCTTACATTCTTCAACAGTAAGTTCTCACCAGACTTAGTTGGTCTTCTGCGAATCAGCATGATGAACAACAC
Coding sequences:
- the prfC gene encoding peptide chain release factor 3, with the protein product MSFQQEVSKRRTFAIISHPDAGKTTITEKVLLFGNAIQKAGTVKGRGSNQHAKSDWMEMEKERGISVTTSVMQFPYNDCLVNLLDTPGHEDFSEDTYRTLTAVDSCLMVIDAAKGVEDRTRKLMEVTRLRDTPIVTFMNKLDRDVRDPMEVLDEVESELGMACAPISWPIGCGKEFKGVYHIHRDETILYESGHGHEIQEVRIIKGLDNPELDEAVGADLAESVREELELVIGACPEFDLELFLAGELTPVYFGTALGNFGVDHMLDGLTKWAPAPQTRQANERDVEATEEKFSGFVFKIQANMDPKHRDRIAFMRIVSGTYNQGMKMNHVRTGKSVSISDAVTFMAGDRARAEKAYAGDIIGLHNHGTIQIGDTFTQGESLKFAGIPNFAPELFRRIRLRDPLKQKQLLKGLVQLSEEGAVQVFRPMQNNDLIVGAVGVLQFDVVVARLKAEYNVEAIYEGVNVATARWVECDDAKKLEEFKRKNQSNLALDGGDNLSYIAPTMVNLNLASERFPEVQFRATREH
- a CDS encoding DUF5363 family protein → MLGWIKAWVRKYDKWCEELGLTPENKRSCVPHRRDPQGKQTESREDDTANK
- a CDS encoding TatD family hydrolase; this translates as MTQQISDFPLFDTHCHADFEAFEQGFTPEQSIDLYLKDAKQAQVEKLIIPSIGQSNWRKLDEIAQSHPNVYYALGFHPYFLEQANDEQFSELRQLLSSKNSQCVAIGECGLDFFVDVEREKQERFFIQQMELAKAFELPLIIHERKSYNRLIELLKQHKFTFGGVIHGFSGSEQQALAWIKLGFYIGVGGTITYPRAQKTRTTIAKLPLECLVLETDAPDMPMYGNQGNVNHSKHLVTILNELFLLRKEPKQSIAAQIWQNSHRAFGICE
- a CDS encoding NupC/NupG family nucleoside CNT transporter — translated: MSLFMSLVGMVALIAIAVLLSDNRKAINLRTVGGAFAIQFALGAFVLYIPWGRDLLAGFSAGVANVIDYGKDGTGFLFGSLVNFSVDGIGFIFAFQVLPTLIFFSALISVLYYIGVMQIVIKVLGGGLQKALGTSRAESMSAAANIFVGQTEAPLVVRPFVPKMTNSELFAVMCGGLASVAGGVLAGYASMGVPLEYLVAASFMAAPGGLLFAKIIKPETDTPDDNIADEMDGGDDKPANVIDAAAGGASVGLQLALNVGAMLLAFIGLIALINGILGGIGGWFGMENLTLELLLGWIFAPLAFIIGVPWEEATIAGSFIGQKTVVNEFVAYLNFVPYVGENAQVVAATGQVMSEKTQAIIAFALCGFANLSSIAILLGGLGGIAPSRRHDIARMGVKAVIAGTLSNLMAATIAGFFLSF
- the deoC gene encoding deoxyribose-phosphate aldolase; this encodes MSDLKAAALRALKLMDLTTLNDDDTTEKVVALCHDAKTAVGNTAAICIYPRFIPAAKKALREQGTPEVRIATVTNFPHGNDDIEIAVAETKAAVAYGADEVDVVFPYRALIAGNEEVGFELVKQCKAACGDITLKVIIETGELKEEALIKKASQICIEAGADFIKTSTGKVPVNATPEYARMMLEVIRDMGVAKTVGFKPAGGVRTAEDAALYLAMADELLGAEWADNMHYRFGASSLLTNLLNTLEVTDQTADPAAY
- the deoA gene encoding thymidine phosphorylase translates to MYLPQEIIRRKRDGEVLTAEEINFFIQGVAKNTVSEGQIAAFAMAIFFNEMTMPERIALTCAMRDSGMVIDWSHMNFDGPIVDKHSTGGVGDVTSLMLGPMVAACGGFVPMISGRGLGHTGGTLDKLESIPGYNITPTNDVFGEVTKDAGVAIIGQTGDLAPADKRVYATRDITATVDNISLITASILSKKLAAGLDSLVMDVKVGSGAFMPTYEASEELAKSIVAVANGAGTKTTAILTDMNQVLASSAGNAVEVREAVQFLTGEYRNPRLLEITLASCAEMLVLGNLAKDSDEAREKLMAVLDNGKAAECFGKMVAGLGGPADFVTNYDNYLEKADIIKPVYALESGVVSAMDTRAIGMAVVGMGGGRRVATDSIDYAVGFDHFIRLGEVASEDKPLAMIHARNEQQWQEAATALQNAITVGGEYTATPDVYRQIRSEDV
- a CDS encoding phosphopentomutase, giving the protein MKRAFILVLDSFGIGETADADKFGDVGSDTMGHIADHCDQGLADNADRKGSLTLPNLSKLGLAMAHKESTGRFAPGMDADAEIIGAYGHAAELSSGKDTPSGHWEIAGVPVLFDWGYFTDKENSFPKELTDRILERAGLSGFLGNCHSSGTEILDNLGEEHMKTGLPIFYTSADSVFQIACHEETFGLQNLLDLCQIAREELEDYNIGRVIARPFIGPGKGQFERTGNRRDLSVEPPAATILQKLVDEKGGNVHSIGKISDIYAGCGITQKTKATGIPALFEATKEAINEAGDNTIVFTNFVDFDSAYGHRRDVAGYAAALEYFDGRINEIIDMMKEDDVLILTADHGCDPTWPGTDHTREHIPVIVYGQKVSAGSLGRRDTFADIGQSLASYFGTSPMGHGTSFL
- the deoD gene encoding purine-nucleoside phosphorylase, translating into MATPHINAEMGDFADVVLMPGDPLRAKYIAETFLEEVVQVCDVRNMFGYTGTYKGRKVSVMGHGMGIPSCSIYATELIKDFGVKKIIRVGSCGAVSEDIKVRDVVIGMGACTDSKVNRIRFKDHDFAAIADYKMVRAAEDAAKALGVGVKVGNLFSAELFYTPDPEMFEVMDKYGIVGVEMEAAGIYGVCAEYGAKALTICTVSDHIKTGEQTTSDERQTTFNDMMVIALDSVLLGDQE